In Marisediminicola antarctica, one DNA window encodes the following:
- a CDS encoding phytoene desaturase family protein: MTAATQRRIVVLGAGIGGLTAAALLARAGHDVTVLEGNDWVGGKSRRIEIGGQRIDTGPSLVTFPAVWDELLRRYDALGASGAPSRTDAAGGDSSRGRLQLRRLPEVGRYFYGGQTVTLPVEEGHPWRAAWERFDREHGGLGPQITSLLTADPIDPKALPAVGALARLYGTRLTTKRFLDALTWMPEGLREVIAIHTLNAGVPPTGSLALYASMPAVMARDGVWVPEGGVYELPLALHRLALQAGAKVHTGQSVVSVEKSRVRTGAAEYRADLVVSALDPGALAGLLGSGPPRERGLTCSGVAIYGVLDQLLPNGTATHSVVIPDDPAALHRSLAAGLPPEQTMAFVNYYRPGEIYPNEKATVALLLTAPADGRRYCLDDTFVRREIGRISEVIGLDQPITELLGQYEILDPEYFAGWGATGGALYGATRPLWQSGPFHTPAYRDPRRPWLWRVGASVHPGGGIPAVLGGAMTASAKLLRSLRG; encoded by the coding sequence GTGACCGCGGCGACCCAACGGCGGATCGTCGTGCTCGGGGCAGGCATCGGCGGTCTCACGGCAGCCGCGCTGCTGGCGAGGGCCGGGCACGATGTGACGGTGCTCGAGGGCAACGACTGGGTCGGCGGCAAGAGCCGACGGATCGAGATCGGCGGCCAGCGAATCGACACTGGCCCCTCCCTCGTCACATTCCCGGCGGTGTGGGATGAACTACTGCGCCGCTACGACGCGCTCGGCGCGAGCGGTGCGCCGAGCCGCACGGACGCTGCCGGGGGTGACTCGTCGCGGGGCCGGCTGCAGCTGCGGCGTCTGCCCGAGGTGGGGCGCTACTTCTACGGTGGGCAGACGGTCACACTGCCCGTCGAGGAGGGGCACCCGTGGCGGGCGGCGTGGGAGCGCTTTGATCGTGAGCACGGCGGCCTCGGACCCCAGATCACCTCCCTGCTCACCGCCGATCCGATCGACCCGAAGGCGCTTCCCGCGGTGGGTGCCCTTGCACGTCTGTATGGCACCCGACTCACGACCAAGCGCTTCCTGGACGCCCTGACCTGGATGCCCGAGGGTTTGCGCGAGGTGATCGCCATTCACACACTGAACGCGGGGGTGCCGCCCACCGGCAGCCTCGCGCTTTACGCGAGCATGCCCGCCGTGATGGCCAGGGACGGCGTGTGGGTTCCCGAGGGTGGGGTCTACGAGCTGCCGCTCGCCCTCCACCGCCTCGCGCTCCAGGCTGGCGCGAAAGTGCACACCGGGCAGAGTGTCGTGTCGGTGGAGAAGTCGCGGGTGCGCACGGGCGCGGCGGAGTACCGGGCCGATCTGGTGGTCAGCGCCCTCGACCCGGGGGCACTCGCCGGGTTGCTGGGCAGTGGGCCGCCCCGGGAGCGCGGTCTCACCTGCTCGGGCGTCGCCATCTACGGCGTGCTCGACCAGCTCCTGCCGAACGGCACGGCGACCCACTCCGTGGTCATTCCGGACGACCCGGCCGCCCTGCACCGCAGCCTCGCCGCGGGGCTCCCGCCCGAGCAGACGATGGCCTTTGTGAACTACTACCGGCCGGGCGAGATCTACCCCAACGAGAAGGCCACCGTCGCGTTGCTGCTGACCGCGCCCGCCGACGGGCGCCGGTACTGTCTCGACGACACCTTCGTGCGACGGGAGATCGGGCGCATCAGCGAAGTCATCGGACTCGACCAGCCCATCACCGAGTTGCTCGGCCAGTACGAGATTCTCGACCCCGAGTATTTCGCGGGCTGGGGTGCGACCGGCGGGGCGCTCTATGGCGCGACCCGCCCGCTCTGGCAGAGCGGCCCCTTCCACACACCGGCCTATCGGGACCCTCGACGCCCGTGGCTGTGGCGCGTCGGGGCATCCGTACACCCCGGCGGCGGAATCCCCGCGGTGCTCGGCGGGGCGATGACCGCGAGCGCGAAGCTGCTTCGGAGCCTGCGCGGCTGA
- a CDS encoding UbiA family prenyltransferase, translated as MNTIGTTAIAMWLTGDLWRWDVVPLLLWATLPFNLLIYGVNDIFDQETDALNSRKGGLEGARIAASESRRILAAVALTNVPFVVYFVVALPLDALAWILAYIVIFVQYSAPPLRFKARIYLDAVSNAAYAFPLVFVPLAFGESPVWGAAIGLMAWSVAKHTFDAVQDIDEDRAAGIVTTAVRLGPERAALWSAVWWSVSTVCFAFVNIPVAVVNALIAGWLLLRLRRDPTPTGARRLYRYSIAFPYAAGSVAGIQIVAALLLGVYS; from the coding sequence GTGAATACGATCGGCACGACGGCGATCGCCATGTGGCTCACGGGCGATCTGTGGCGGTGGGACGTCGTTCCCCTGTTGTTGTGGGCCACGTTGCCGTTCAATCTGCTCATCTACGGCGTGAATGACATCTTCGACCAGGAGACCGACGCGCTGAATTCGCGGAAGGGCGGCCTCGAGGGCGCCCGGATCGCCGCATCCGAGTCCCGGCGCATCCTCGCCGCCGTCGCGCTGACGAATGTGCCCTTTGTCGTCTACTTCGTCGTCGCCCTGCCGCTGGACGCGCTTGCCTGGATCCTCGCGTACATTGTCATCTTCGTGCAGTACTCGGCGCCGCCACTGCGGTTCAAGGCGAGGATCTACCTGGACGCTGTGAGCAACGCCGCCTACGCGTTCCCCCTCGTATTCGTGCCTTTGGCCTTCGGGGAGTCCCCGGTCTGGGGCGCCGCGATCGGGCTGATGGCCTGGAGCGTGGCCAAGCATACGTTCGATGCCGTGCAGGACATCGACGAGGACAGAGCCGCCGGCATCGTCACCACGGCGGTGCGCTTGGGGCCGGAGCGGGCAGCGTTGTGGAGCGCTGTCTGGTGGTCGGTGTCCACCGTCTGCTTCGCGTTCGTGAACATCCCGGTTGCCGTGGTGAACGCCCTGATCGCCGGCTGGCTGCTGCTGCGGCTGCGCCGCGATCCGACCCCGACCGGCGCGCGCCGCCTCTACCGGTATTCGATCGCGTTCCCGTATGCGGCCGGTTCGGTGGCCGGTATCCAGATTGTGGCTGCCCTGCTGCTCGGGGTCTATTCGTGA
- a CDS encoding SOS response-associated peptidase, whose product MCGRFVVAGEHRDLLGLFEIEIEGDDLPGPSWNIRPTDSVSVVIDSVRGDELPVRRIAAARWSLTPSFSPSLATKFPTFNARSETATEKPFFAASVRSKRAIIPASGYYEWKTVGDVKTPYYIHPPEGMLAFAGLYSWWKDASLANDDPARWVLTTTILTREAVGGLRDIHERTPVALPEDWWDDWLDPTIEADQSFVDAAVEASVPVGEALELYEVAPIRGEDRAELINPV is encoded by the coding sequence ATGTGTGGTCGATTCGTTGTCGCGGGGGAGCACCGTGACCTGCTCGGACTGTTCGAGATCGAGATCGAGGGCGACGACCTGCCCGGTCCGTCCTGGAACATCCGCCCTACCGACTCTGTCTCGGTGGTGATCGACTCGGTCAGGGGCGACGAGCTTCCCGTGCGCCGGATCGCCGCGGCGCGCTGGTCGCTCACCCCGTCGTTCTCCCCGAGCCTCGCGACCAAGTTCCCCACGTTCAACGCCCGGTCGGAGACGGCCACCGAGAAGCCCTTCTTCGCCGCCTCGGTGCGCTCCAAGCGCGCGATCATCCCCGCGAGCGGCTACTACGAGTGGAAGACGGTCGGCGATGTGAAGACGCCGTACTACATCCATCCTCCGGAGGGGATGCTCGCCTTCGCCGGGCTGTACTCGTGGTGGAAGGATGCCTCCCTCGCGAACGACGACCCGGCACGTTGGGTACTGACCACCACGATCCTCACCCGCGAGGCGGTCGGCGGCCTGCGCGACATCCACGAACGTACCCCTGTCGCCCTGCCCGAAGATTGGTGGGACGACTGGCTCGACCCGACGATCGAGGCCGACCAGTCCTTCGTCGACGCGGCCGTCGAGGCGTCCGTGCCGGTTGGTGAGGCGCTCGAACTGTACGAGGTTGCGCCGATCCGGGGCGAGGACAGGGCTGAGCTGATCAACCCCGTTTAG
- a CDS encoding DUF3618 domain-containing protein: MARKKKDKLNLGSLISAIMKNRSKHRSMAKARAIKGIEPEPEPKKPRDIRTPEQIKEDVDVTRARLVETIAALRYDLDVPARARDLRDRVAARIPEELKAQPVAIVVTASVLVAGVGTILIAARNRSY, encoded by the coding sequence ATGGCACGGAAGAAGAAGGACAAGCTCAACCTCGGCAGCCTGATCTCGGCGATCATGAAGAACCGGTCGAAGCACAGGTCCATGGCCAAGGCCCGCGCGATCAAGGGCATCGAGCCCGAACCCGAGCCGAAGAAGCCCCGCGACATCCGCACTCCGGAGCAGATCAAGGAGGACGTGGATGTGACGAGGGCGCGCCTCGTCGAGACCATCGCCGCCCTGCGCTACGACCTCGACGTGCCGGCTCGGGCGCGGGACCTGCGCGACCGTGTCGCGGCGAGGATCCCCGAGGAACTCAAGGCGCAGCCCGTCGCAATCGTCGTCACGGCGTCGGTGCTTGTCGCCGGGGTCGGCACGATCCTGATCGCTGCGCGCAACCGCAGCTACTAG
- a CDS encoding DMT family transporter: MRRSEALGTGSGAIGLIIASVLWGTTGTAASFLPDGVSPLATGAATMAIGGTLLLLVSVRGAVRALRDPGARGWIALGAIGVFVYPLAFYSAMDLAGVAIGNVVALGSGPLFAAILEWAIERRRPSRRWGAATAIAVAGIVILPLGADQADAGRVDLISGVMLGLLAGAAYAQYTYASSRAIATGHRGRSIMGAMFGLGAVLLTPVLLATGTPLLQSGGTITITAYLALGPMFVAYLFFGAALRVLRSSTATTITLLEPVVATVLAVAVVGERLTPLGWFGIALILTGVAVIATAKREAAGPRTSPRAASVDWHT; this comes from the coding sequence ATGCGCCGCTCCGAGGCGCTCGGCACCGGCTCCGGCGCCATCGGGCTCATCATCGCCTCCGTGCTCTGGGGCACGACCGGCACTGCTGCGAGCTTTCTCCCCGACGGAGTGAGCCCGCTCGCGACCGGGGCCGCCACCATGGCGATCGGCGGCACGCTGCTGCTTCTCGTGTCGGTGCGTGGCGCTGTGCGCGCCCTGCGCGATCCTGGCGCACGTGGCTGGATCGCGCTGGGGGCGATCGGTGTGTTCGTCTACCCGTTGGCCTTCTACTCGGCGATGGACCTCGCGGGTGTCGCGATCGGCAACGTGGTGGCGCTCGGGTCCGGACCGCTGTTCGCCGCGATCCTCGAGTGGGCGATCGAGCGCCGGCGACCGAGCCGGCGGTGGGGCGCGGCGACGGCCATCGCCGTCGCCGGCATCGTGATACTCCCGCTCGGCGCTGACCAGGCGGATGCCGGTCGCGTCGACCTGATCTCGGGCGTGATGCTCGGGCTGCTCGCGGGCGCCGCCTACGCGCAGTATACGTACGCCTCGTCACGCGCGATCGCGACCGGCCACCGCGGGCGCTCCATCATGGGGGCGATGTTCGGCCTCGGGGCGGTGCTGCTCACGCCCGTGCTGCTGGCGACCGGCACCCCGCTGCTGCAGTCCGGCGGAACGATCACGATCACTGCCTACCTCGCCCTCGGCCCGATGTTCGTCGCCTACCTGTTCTTCGGAGCTGCCCTCCGGGTGCTGCGCAGCAGCACCGCGACCACCATCACCCTGCTCGAACCCGTCGTCGCGACCGTGCTCGCCGTGGCAGTTGTGGGGGAGCGGCTCACCCCGCTCGGCTGGTTCGGCATCGCCCTGATCCTCACCGGGGTCGCCGTCATCGCCACGGCGAAGCGGGAGGCGGCGGGCCCCAGGACGAGTCCCCGTGCCGCGTCGGTAGACTGGCACACGTGA
- a CDS encoding Nif3-like dinuclear metal center hexameric protein, whose protein sequence is MTASIAEVGSVVEALWPLSGASAWDAPGLVTGDPAAPVTRIHLAVDAVSESVDEAIALGAGLMLVHHPLLLRGVTSVAEDRYKGALIARLIRAGCALLSAHTNADVVETGTSAVFAERLGLTSIRPIVAATDSDRGIGRVGELPRPTTLGRLARMLGEILPATASGIRVAGDYDAEVTTVALCGGAGDSLLGEPAVLGADVYITSDLRHHPASESRENSRHRGGPALIDVAHWASEWLWLDVAASELRAALPGVTVTVSELRTDPWDFVVVQ, encoded by the coding sequence GTGACTGCATCCATCGCCGAAGTAGGGTCGGTCGTCGAAGCGCTGTGGCCGCTGTCCGGCGCCTCCGCCTGGGACGCCCCCGGTCTCGTGACCGGCGATCCGGCGGCCCCCGTCACGCGCATCCACCTCGCCGTCGACGCGGTCTCCGAGTCGGTCGACGAGGCCATCGCGCTCGGCGCGGGGCTCATGCTCGTGCACCACCCGCTGCTGCTGCGCGGGGTCACATCGGTCGCCGAGGACCGCTACAAGGGCGCCCTCATCGCGCGCCTCATCCGCGCCGGTTGCGCGCTGCTCTCCGCCCACACCAACGCCGATGTCGTGGAGACCGGAACGTCGGCGGTCTTCGCCGAGCGGCTCGGCCTCACCAGCATCCGGCCGATCGTCGCCGCGACCGACAGCGACCGTGGCATCGGACGCGTCGGCGAGCTGCCGCGGCCGACGACCCTGGGCCGGCTCGCCCGGATGCTCGGCGAGATCCTGCCCGCCACGGCATCCGGCATCCGCGTCGCGGGCGACTACGACGCCGAGGTCACCACGGTCGCGCTGTGCGGCGGCGCCGGCGACTCGCTGCTGGGCGAACCCGCGGTCCTCGGCGCCGACGTCTACATCACCTCCGACCTCCGCCACCACCCCGCCTCGGAGTCGCGCGAGAACTCCCGGCACCGCGGGGGGCCCGCCCTCATTGACGTCGCCCACTGGGCCAGCGAATGGCTCTGGCTCGACGTCGCGGCGAGCGAGCTGCGCGCCGCCCTGCCGGGCGTCACCGTGACCGTGAGCGAACTGCGCACCGACCCGTGGGATTTCGTCGTCGTGCAGTGA
- a CDS encoding zinc ribbon domain-containing protein, translating into MALKASPEEQARLLDLQALDTKLQQLDHRAKNLPEVTQLVSLAADAERLRLQRARETGTVEDARTELKRVESDVAVIEARIARDDARLQASSSVKDVAGLEHELSGLRRRHDELEEIELVVMEKLETLENGVRLTTAEQAQAIEAMTATTAARDASLTSIAEERTVNSANRQAIAGAVAPELVALYERQRARYGLGASHLRGGVSSASGVKLLENEMAIIRSAAPDEVLICPDSQAILVRTSESGLHAGAAADSR; encoded by the coding sequence ATGGCGCTCAAAGCCAGCCCCGAAGAACAGGCACGACTGCTCGACCTGCAGGCACTCGACACGAAGCTGCAGCAGCTCGACCACCGGGCGAAGAATCTGCCGGAGGTCACGCAGCTCGTAAGCCTCGCCGCGGACGCGGAGAGGCTGCGGCTGCAGCGGGCGAGGGAGACCGGCACGGTGGAGGATGCGCGTACCGAGCTGAAGCGGGTCGAGTCCGACGTCGCCGTGATCGAGGCGCGCATCGCACGGGACGACGCTAGGCTTCAGGCTTCCTCGTCGGTGAAGGATGTCGCCGGGCTCGAGCACGAGCTCTCCGGCCTGCGCCGCCGGCACGACGAGCTCGAGGAGATCGAACTCGTCGTCATGGAGAAGCTCGAAACGCTCGAGAACGGGGTGCGGCTGACGACGGCCGAGCAGGCGCAGGCGATCGAGGCGATGACGGCCACCACCGCAGCACGGGACGCCTCGCTCACGTCGATTGCCGAGGAGCGCACAGTGAACTCCGCGAATCGGCAGGCCATCGCGGGTGCCGTCGCGCCCGAGCTGGTGGCGCTGTATGAGCGCCAGCGCGCACGCTACGGCCTCGGCGCCTCGCACCTGCGTGGCGGAGTGTCGAGCGCGAGCGGCGTCAAGCTGCTCGAGAACGAGATGGCGATCATTCGATCTGCGGCACCGGACGAGGTGCTGATTTGCCCGGACAGCCAGGCGATCCTCGTGCGCACGAGCGAATCCGGTCTGCACGCTGGCGCTGCCGCCGACTCGCGCTAG
- a CDS encoding acyl-CoA dehydrogenase family protein produces MSASHSTAATASSAASAGTADYESLAARFRPIFDRIAAGAADRERDHRLPYAEIAELTAAGFGAVRVPVADGGAGASLPQLFRLLTELAAADSNIPQALRGHFAFVEDRLVAPAQRDVWLARFVAGEIAGNSWTEVGAVKIGEVGTQVGPVAGAPAGEFRINGTKYYSTGSIFADWIDTFAQRTDNQVKVIAVVNAHQSGVTHRDDWDGFGQQTTGSGTSTFVEAVVEEENVFDFDTRFKYQTAFYQAVLLAVLAGTIAAAERDVATEVRNRTRIFSHGNADSFAADPQILQVVGEVSSQAYAARATVELAARALQDAYEGAFLGDVVEEERRNDVAELETAQAQVVLTDLATRATSNIFNALSASGVSQTKNLDRHWRNARTAANHNPWVFKARIVGDYSVNGRLPPRVWAIGQGPTPKV; encoded by the coding sequence ATGTCAGCATCACACAGCACCGCCGCCACTGCCAGCAGCGCCGCGTCCGCCGGCACGGCAGACTACGAGAGCCTTGCCGCGCGCTTCCGGCCGATCTTCGACCGCATCGCCGCCGGCGCGGCCGACCGTGAACGTGACCACCGTCTCCCGTACGCGGAGATCGCCGAGCTCACGGCCGCCGGATTCGGGGCCGTCCGCGTGCCGGTGGCCGATGGGGGAGCCGGTGCATCGCTGCCGCAGCTCTTCCGCCTGCTCACTGAACTCGCCGCCGCGGACTCGAACATTCCGCAGGCGCTGCGCGGCCACTTCGCCTTCGTCGAGGACCGCCTCGTGGCACCGGCGCAGCGCGACGTCTGGCTGGCCCGGTTCGTCGCGGGGGAGATTGCCGGCAACTCGTGGACCGAGGTCGGAGCGGTGAAGATCGGCGAGGTCGGCACCCAGGTCGGGCCGGTCGCCGGCGCACCGGCGGGCGAGTTCCGCATCAACGGCACAAAGTATTATTCGACCGGCAGCATTTTCGCCGACTGGATCGACACTTTCGCGCAGCGCACCGACAACCAGGTCAAGGTCATCGCGGTCGTGAATGCGCACCAGAGCGGGGTCACCCACCGCGACGACTGGGACGGCTTCGGCCAGCAGACCACGGGGTCGGGCACGAGCACGTTCGTCGAAGCTGTCGTCGAGGAGGAGAACGTGTTCGACTTCGACACGCGGTTCAAGTACCAGACGGCGTTCTACCAGGCCGTGCTCCTCGCCGTCCTCGCCGGCACCATCGCCGCTGCCGAGCGTGACGTTGCGACCGAGGTGCGTAACCGCACCCGCATCTTCTCCCACGGCAACGCTGACTCTTTCGCCGCCGACCCCCAGATCCTGCAGGTCGTCGGCGAGGTCTCCTCGCAGGCCTACGCCGCGCGGGCGACGGTGGAGCTCGCCGCGCGGGCGCTGCAGGATGCCTATGAGGGCGCGTTCCTCGGCGATGTGGTCGAGGAGGAGCGCCGCAACGACGTCGCCGAGCTTGAGACCGCGCAGGCGCAGGTGGTGCTCACCGACCTCGCCACGAGGGCGACCTCGAACATCTTCAACGCCCTGTCGGCGAGCGGGGTGAGCCAGACGAAGAATCTCGACCGGCACTGGCGCAACGCCCGCACCGCGGCGAACCACAACCCGTGGGTATTCAAGGCGCGCATCGTCGGGGACTATTCCGTGAACGGCCGGCTGCCGCCGCGTGTCTGGGCCATCGGCCAGGGACCGACGCCGAAGGTCTAG
- the ppgK gene encoding polyphosphate--glucose phosphotransferase, giving the protein MTTKAVGIDIGGTGIKGALVDVDSGELLTSRSKLPTPFGGSPSAIVQTVIELIEKMGGVDKKTPVGVCFPAAIVGGVTMSAANVSDEWIGLEAEKLFQKALGREIHFINDADAAGVAEQRFGAARKVKGLAIITTLGTGIGTALIHQGKLIPNAELGHLEIDGIDWETLAAFSAKERENLSWAEWAGRLQRYYARLEAYLYPELFIVGGGVSKHASQYLPLLNLRTPIVAAELRNNAGIMGAAALASGG; this is encoded by the coding sequence ATGACGACGAAAGCTGTGGGGATCGACATTGGCGGTACGGGCATCAAGGGGGCGCTCGTCGACGTTGACTCGGGCGAGCTGCTCACGAGCCGCAGCAAGCTCCCCACCCCGTTCGGCGGCTCCCCGTCCGCCATCGTCCAGACCGTCATTGAGCTCATCGAGAAGATGGGCGGCGTCGACAAGAAGACACCCGTCGGGGTCTGCTTTCCCGCGGCGATCGTCGGCGGGGTGACCATGTCGGCAGCGAACGTCTCGGACGAGTGGATCGGGCTCGAGGCCGAGAAGCTGTTCCAGAAGGCGCTGGGGCGGGAGATCCACTTCATCAACGACGCGGATGCCGCCGGCGTCGCCGAGCAGCGGTTTGGCGCGGCGCGCAAGGTCAAGGGCCTCGCAATCATCACGACGCTTGGCACGGGAATCGGAACGGCACTGATCCACCAAGGCAAGCTCATTCCGAATGCCGAGCTCGGCCACCTCGAGATTGACGGCATCGATTGGGAGACCCTGGCGGCGTTCTCGGCCAAGGAGCGCGAGAACCTGAGCTGGGCCGAGTGGGCCGGCCGCCTCCAGCGCTACTACGCGCGCCTTGAGGCCTACCTCTACCCTGAGCTGTTCATCGTCGGCGGCGGAGTGTCCAAACACGCCTCGCAGTACCTGCCGCTGCTGAACCTGCGTACCCCGATCGTCGCGGCCGAGCTGCGCAACAACGCCGGCATCATGGGCGCCGCCGCGCTCGCGTCCGGTGGGTAA
- a CDS encoding cupin domain-containing protein → MNKISLTALAHEELEHAQSAANGRSTKSVHGGSDHLLRQSVIALCAGQSLAEHDNPGEATVQVLLGRVTLTSGEESWGGWIGDLLIVPSASHSLEAVEDAVVLLTAVRRP, encoded by the coding sequence ATGAACAAGATCTCCCTTACCGCCCTCGCCCACGAGGAGCTCGAACATGCCCAGAGCGCCGCGAACGGGCGGAGCACCAAATCGGTGCACGGCGGCTCCGACCACCTGCTTCGCCAGAGTGTCATCGCCCTCTGCGCCGGCCAGTCCCTCGCCGAGCACGACAACCCGGGGGAGGCGACCGTGCAGGTGCTGCTCGGCCGGGTGACGCTCACCTCGGGGGAGGAGTCGTGGGGCGGATGGATCGGCGATCTCCTGATAGTGCCGAGCGCGTCGCATTCTCTCGAGGCCGTCGAGGATGCGGTGGTGCTGCTGACGGCCGTCAGGCGCCCATAG
- the map gene encoding type I methionyl aminopeptidase translates to MPRDSHGHLVFGVVSPLRSVPKHIPRPEYVGKSEPSPFTGSDVYPPETIELIRESGRIAAQAIALVGENVRPGVTTEELDRIAHDFMVAHDAYPSTLGYRGFPKSLCSSVNEVICHGIPDDTVLESGDIVNIDITAYKNQVHGDSNRTFLVGDVRQEVVDLVERTDEALRRGIKSIAPGRQVNVIGRAIESYAKRFGYGVVRDFTGHGVGAAFHSGLIIPHYDTDRFTEVMEVGMVFTIEPMLTLGTASWDQWDDGWTITTKDKSITAQFEHTLVVTERGAEILTLP, encoded by the coding sequence ATGCCTCGGGATTCGCACGGTCACCTCGTCTTCGGGGTTGTCTCCCCCCTTCGCAGCGTGCCGAAGCACATTCCGCGTCCTGAGTACGTCGGCAAGAGCGAACCGTCGCCGTTCACCGGATCCGACGTCTATCCGCCGGAAACGATTGAGCTCATCCGCGAGTCCGGGAGGATCGCGGCGCAGGCGATCGCTCTCGTGGGCGAGAACGTGCGCCCCGGCGTCACCACTGAGGAGCTGGACCGGATCGCGCACGACTTCATGGTCGCCCACGACGCCTACCCCTCGACTCTCGGCTACCGCGGGTTCCCGAAGTCGCTGTGCAGCTCGGTCAACGAGGTCATCTGCCACGGGATCCCGGACGACACGGTGCTCGAGAGCGGCGACATCGTCAACATCGACATCACCGCATACAAGAACCAGGTGCACGGTGACAGCAACCGCACGTTCCTTGTCGGCGACGTGCGTCAGGAGGTCGTCGACCTCGTGGAGCGGACCGACGAAGCCCTGCGCCGCGGCATCAAATCGATCGCCCCCGGTCGGCAGGTGAACGTGATCGGTCGCGCGATCGAGTCGTACGCGAAGCGCTTCGGCTACGGCGTGGTACGCGACTTTACCGGGCACGGGGTCGGTGCTGCCTTCCACTCCGGGCTCATCATCCCGCACTACGACACCGACCGGTTCACTGAGGTTATGGAAGTTGGCATGGTGTTCACGATCGAGCCCATGCTCACCCTCGGCACGGCCAGCTGGGACCAGTGGGACGACGGGTGGACCATCACCACAAAAGACAAGAGCATCACGGCGCAGTTCGAGCACACCCTCGTGGTCACCGAGCGCGGCGCCGAGATCCTGACGCTCCCCTAG
- a CDS encoding methionine aminopeptidase, which translates to MTQWYYNHKTGEVEEGAKSLGSDRDGPFDSKEDAARAPQIIAERARKWAEEDARNDE; encoded by the coding sequence ATGACGCAGTGGTACTACAACCACAAGACGGGCGAGGTTGAAGAGGGCGCGAAGTCGCTCGGGAGCGACCGGGACGGCCCATTCGACTCGAAGGAGGACGCCGCGCGTGCTCCGCAGATCATCGCCGAGCGGGCCCGCAAGTGGGCAGAGGAGGATGCGCGCAACGACGAGTGA
- the panB gene encoding 3-methyl-2-oxobutanoate hydroxymethyltransferase, whose product MTDSTAAAAQAGVKKVRTRHFQGAKNSGITITGLTSYDMLTAAIFDKAGIDFLLVGDSAGNNVLGFDTTLPVTIDELIPLTRAVAGAVSRAFVIADMPFGSYESSPEQALHTAFRFMKETGVHAVKLEGGVRSAEQIRRIVEAGIPVMAHIGFTPQSEHGLGGHIIQGRGASADALLADAIAVQDAGAFAVVLEMVPSAAAKRVTETIRIPTIGVGAGPHVDGQLLVWTDWAGLTTGRIPKFVKQYANLSGVLTDAAKAYIADVGSGSYPAKEHEYEE is encoded by the coding sequence ATGACCGATTCCACTGCGGCAGCCGCGCAGGCCGGCGTCAAGAAGGTGCGCACGCGCCACTTCCAGGGCGCGAAGAACAGCGGCATCACGATCACCGGGCTCACGAGCTACGACATGCTCACCGCGGCGATCTTCGACAAGGCCGGGATCGATTTCCTGCTTGTTGGCGACTCCGCGGGCAACAACGTGCTCGGGTTCGACACGACCCTCCCGGTCACCATCGACGAGCTCATCCCCCTCACCCGCGCCGTCGCGGGGGCCGTCTCCCGCGCCTTCGTGATCGCTGACATGCCGTTCGGCTCCTACGAGTCGAGCCCCGAGCAGGCCCTGCACACCGCATTCCGGTTCATGAAGGAGACCGGAGTGCACGCCGTCAAGCTCGAGGGCGGGGTGCGCAGTGCCGAGCAGATCCGTCGCATCGTTGAGGCGGGAATCCCCGTGATGGCGCACATCGGGTTCACCCCGCAGAGCGAGCACGGTCTCGGCGGGCACATCATCCAGGGAAGGGGCGCCAGCGCAGATGCGCTGCTCGCCGACGCCATCGCGGTGCAGGATGCCGGCGCCTTCGCGGTCGTACTCGAGATGGTTCCGTCGGCCGCGGCGAAACGCGTGACGGAGACCATCCGGATCCCCACGATCGGTGTCGGAGCCGGTCCCCACGTCGACGGGCAGCTCCTCGTCTGGACCGACTGGGCGGGACTGACGACCGGGCGCATCCCCAAATTCGTCAAGCAATACGCGAATCTCAGCGGGGTGCTGACGGATGCCGCGAAGGCCTACATCGCCGATGTCGGCTCCGGCAGCTACCCGGCGAAGGAACACGAATACGAGGAGTGA